The Mauremys mutica isolate MM-2020 ecotype Southern unplaced genomic scaffold, ASM2049712v1 Super-Scaffold_100395, whole genome shotgun sequence genome includes a window with the following:
- the LOC123361166 gene encoding uncharacterized protein LOC123361166 → MEPGQVQSKHEKSLDQRENKLKRKRKETAEKENSPASVTEGCMKPCRGNLSENAVVSATRTRTPPPEPLKNQESALRPLTTQNSPDLIYVKPKDKTKDSGKKPPHKHNSSSSAVTATPSPEETVSENAHVHNPRARTLGVLKVRRPGACSVWAPYKKPWTRSFCNAEVLQPHKHDSSSSAATATPSPEKTVSENAHVHKPGACALGVVNKTPSTDKTFSQNHKLAAAPPSSSVWEEFDASIRKVMDAVSLGSLKERPSRKTWEKYDSLFRAMLKDRRVGKGVSKQA, encoded by the exons ATGGAaccaggccaag TACAGTCAAAACATGAGAAATCCTTAGACCAGAGGGAAAACAaactcaaaagaaaaaggaaggagacggctgaaaaggaaaattcaccagcatcagtgactgaagGATGCATGAAGCCCT GCAGGGGCAACCTTTCTGAAAATGCTGTTGTCAGCGCTACAAGgacaaggacacctcctccagaaccactaaagaaccaggaatctgctttgagacCTTTAACAACGCAAAACAGCCCAGACCTCATATACGTGAAAcccaaggacaaaacaaaagactctggtaaaaaaccaccacacaaacacaactccagttcctcagcggtcaccgccacaccaagccctgaggaaaCTGTGAGCGAAAATGCCCACGTTCACAACCCCAGAGCACGCACTCTAGGGGTTCTGAAGGTGCGCAGACCTGGAGCATGTAGTGTATGGGCTCCATATAAAAAACCATGGACTAGAAGCTTCTGCAATGCCGAGGTGTTGCAACCACACAAACACGattccagttcctcagcggccacAGCCACACCAAGCCCTGAGAAAACTGTGAGCGAAAATGCCCAcgttcacaaacccggagcatgcgctctaggggttgtgaataaaacaccgAGCACTGACAAAAcattctcccaaaaccataagctcgccgcagctcccccgaGTTCTAGTGTTTGGGAAGAGTTTGATGCTTCCATCAGAAAAGTGATGGATGCTGTATCCTTGGGGAGTCTAAAAGAACGGCCTTCTAGAAAGACTTGGGAAAAATATGATTCTTTGTTCAGAGCAATGCTGAAAGACAGGAGGGTTGGAAAGGGTGTCTCTAAGCAGGCATGA
- the LOC123361161 gene encoding uncharacterized protein F54H12.2-like, which yields MAFVHCGSEECAKSELDLFQIAPTQTSIEKSIYIEVPPLSAVTESAPIDFFIAGNGIDYMDLNNTLLYLCCMIVKGDGTELATDAEVGLVNYPVASIFSQLDVTLGDRLVSQSNNCYPYRAFIESVLNYSDDTLATQFSAVDVKIKLTRSKDAFCLMGSAAEGFKLRIVSASLFVKKVRVAPGVRLGHAEALLASNAKYPMDRVGMKVFSIPAGSRVSNQENLFLGQLPKMLVLGFVDNDAFSGSYTKNPFHFKHYDINFVALYVDGEQVPTKPLQPDFEAGRCVREYMNLVQTAGKHMKDRSLLIDREEFAQGYTLFAFDLSPDQESADHYSLIKTGNLRAEIRFGKALTVTVNMIVYGVFDNVIEINQRRNVLFDYM from the exons ATGGCTTTTGTTCACTGCGGGTCTGAAGAGTGCGCCAAATCCGAACTAGACTTGTTTCAAATAGCCCCTACGCAGACCAGCATCGAAAAAAGCATTTACATTGAGGTGCCGCCTCTATCGGCCGTTACGGAGTCTGCCCCCATTGACTTTTTTATAGCAGGGAATGGCATAGATTATATGGATTTAAACAACACGCTGCTTTACCTGTGTTGCATGATTGTAAAAGGAGACGGAACCGAACTTGCCACGGACGCCGAAGTGGGCCTGGTGAATTACCCTGTGGCCTCTATTTTCAGCCAGTTGGATGTTACGCTGGGAGACCGCCTTGTAAGCCAAAGCAACAATTGTTATCCTTACAGGGCCTTTATAGAATCAGTGCTCAATTACAGCGATGACACCCTCGCCACGCAATTTTCTGCCG TGGATGTGAAAATTAAACTGACGCGCAGTAAAGACGCTTTCTGTTTAATGGGCAGCGCGGCTGAAGGCTTTAAACTGCGCATTGTATCAGCGTCCCTTTTTGTGAAGAAAGTACGGGTGGCCCCGGGTGTCCGTCTGGGGCACGCGGAGGCCCTGCTTGCCTCTAATGCTAAATACCCCATGGACCGTGTGGGAATGAAAGTGTTTAGCATCCCTGCGGGCAGCAGGGTCAGTAACCAGGAGAACCTGTTTTTGGGACAGTTACCCAAAATGCTCGTCCTAGGGTTTGTGGATAACGATGCCTTTAGCGGAAGTTACACTAAAAatccctttcattttaaacattacgATATAAATTTTGTGGCCTTGTATGTGGATGGTGAACAGGTACCGACCAAGCCTCTGCAACCGGACTTCGAGGCAGGACGCTGCGTGAGAGAATACATGAATCTGGTACAGACAGCTGGTAAACACATGAAAGATCGTTCTTTGTTAATTGACCGGGAGGAGTTTGCACAGGGTTACACCTTGTTTGCCTTTGACCTGTCTCCCGACCAGGAATCTGCAGATCATTATTCCCTAATTAAAACTGGGAACCTGAGAGCAGAAATACGTTTTGGAAAGGCTTTGACAGTCACCGTTAATATGATCGTGTATGGGGTTTTTGACAATGTCATAGAGATAAATCAGAGAAGAAACGTTCTGTTTGACTACATGTGA